A region from the Malus domestica chromosome 07, GDT2T_hap1 genome encodes:
- the LOC103409232 gene encoding probably inactive receptor-like protein kinase At2g46850 → MLPLFLPSFLLLGLLNSLPFSHSLHGQQQKLEQPTLPPNQLCNEKCGQLQLPFPFHLNKSCSSVSDAFHLSCQNSTTLFLNIGSESYRVLDFFSDGLLVDFPGSSSCRQYNDLNSFDFLGNDYFGVAVENVVGLYDCEDSSLCKTDCETNDLPGCDGNENSSPACCYPLSDHSVWHLGDKFSVFAKFGCRGISSWVVQRGSNLGKRGVKLEWAVPKNSSKEVCDSSAYITNATVVEGGVRCMCPDGFLGDGLAAGAGCLKSCIKDRKEAYGNDCLKIKHGGRKLAILAGVLAPVFIIASLISLLYILKRPAKPRTFDPARKVHFHSTMSFRKASRTRLFTYHELEEATKGFEVCQKLAHGNNGTIFAGVLGDGSQIAVHKVECENEKDLIQVLSQVEVLSSVLHRNIARFIGCCIDLAYTPLLVYEHPANGTLEDHLHQNGGQNVALDWYKRLSIAAETASVLAFLQYEISPPIFHCDLKSAYIFIDDNFSSKVAGFGLLNSSPGDSSQSHNHEGSRFQYNDVYAFGVMLFEMIAGSNCLDLPAVALQKIRSGKVEEIVDPLLYYHEQPSHRREQIEVVADLAMRCLLFGGDGKLGMYDVVRELVHIRRDSSDGGSKRGPGLEETFSNSSLLQMISMSPDSKYVP, encoded by the exons ATGTTACCTCTATTTCTACCTTCCTTTCTTCTCCTTGGACTCCTTAATTCCTTACCATTTTCTCATTCCCTCCATGGCCAACAACAAAAACTAGAACAACCCACTTTGCCTCCCAACCAGCTTTGCAATGAAAAATGTGGACAACTTCAACTACCCTTCCCATTTCACTTGAACAAGTCTTGCAGTTCAGTCTCTGATGCTTTCCACCTCTCTTGCCAAAACTCAACAACCCTTTTCCTCAACATTGGTTCCGAAAGCTACCGGGTGCTAGACTTCTTCTCTGATGGCCTACTAGTGGACTTTCCGGGCTCCTCTTCGTGCCGCCAGTACAACGACTTGAACTCCTTCGATTTCTTGGGAAATGACTATTTCGGAGTTGCGGTTGAAAATGTGGTTGGCTTATATGATTGTGAGGACTCTTCTTTGTGCAAGACAGATTGTGAAACAAATGACTTGCCTGGTTGTGATGGCAACGAGAACAGCTCTCCTGCTTGCTGCTACCCTCTCTCTGATCATAGCGTGTGGCATCTTGGTGACAAGTTTTCGGTTTTTGCCAAGTTTGGATGCAGGGGCATTTCCAGTTGGGTTGTACAAAGAGGGTCTAACTTGGGGAAGAGAGGGGTAAAATTGGAATGGGCAGTGCCAAAGAACTCATCCAAGGAAGTTTGTGATAGCAGTGCTTATATTACTAATGCAACAGTAGTTGAAGGAGGGGTGAGATGCATGTGTCCAGATGGGTTTCTTGGTGATGGCCTTGCAGCTGGTGCAGGGTGCTTGAAAT CATGCATCAAGGACAGAAAGGAAGCATATGGCAATGATTGCTTAAAGATAAAGCATGGTGGCCGGAAACTTGCAATTTTAGCCG GAGTTCTAGCTCCAGTTTTCATCATAGCCTCCTTGATTTCACTTTTGTATATACTAAAGCGGCCTGCTAAACCCAGAACATTTGATCCTGCTCGGAAAGTCCATTTTCACAGCACCATGTCATTCCGAAAAGCTAGTAGGACGCGGCTATTCACGTACCATGAGCTAGAGGAAGCTACCAAAGGGTTTGAGGTGTGTCAGAAACTTGCACATGGAAACAATGGCACAATCTTTGCTGGGGTTCTTGGTGACGGATCGCAAATTGCGGTGCACAAGGTAGAATGTGAGAATGAAAAAGACCTAATTCAAGTCCTATCACAAGTCGAGGTTTTATCTTCTGTTTTGCACCGAAATATCGCGCGATTTATTGGGTGCTGCATTGACTTGGCCTATACTCCACTACTGGTATACGAACATCCTGCGAATGGTACCCTCGAGGATCATTTGCATCAAAACGGAGGACAAAATGTTGCTCTTGACTGGTACAAGAGGCTGAGCATTGCTGCTGAAACAGCAAGTGTTCTTGCCTTTTTGCAATACGAAATTTCTCCTCCCATTTTCCACTGTGATCTCAAATCTGCCTACATCTTCATTGACGATAACTTTTCTAGCAAAGTTGCCGGATTTGGGCTACTGAATTCGAGTCCTGGAGATAGTTCTCAGTCACACAATCACGAAGGTTCGCGCTTTCAGTACAATGATGTTTACGCTTTTGGTGTCATGCTATTTGAGATGATTGCAGGCTCAAATTGCTTGGACTTGCCGGCAGTAGCCCTGCAAAAGATAAGGAGTGGGAAGGTGGAAGAGATTGTGGATCCACTTCTCTACTATCATGAGCAACCTTCGCACAGGCGCGAGCAGATAGAGGTGGTTGCAGACCTTGCCATGAGGTGCCTGTTGTTTGGTGGAGATGGGAAGCTGGGAATGTATGATGTTGTGCGCGAATTAGTACATATTAGAAGGGACAGCAGTGATGGAGGGAGCAAGAGAGGGCCTGGACTAGAGGAAACATTTTCGAACTCGAGCCTGCTTCAGATGATTTCAATGTCTCCTGATTCGAAATATGTGCCTTGA